A genomic window from Mesosutterella faecium includes:
- a CDS encoding ATP-binding protein has product MTEQELPERESLLVEFKSDRGKKGGGYPDDELVEEAVGMANTEGGTLYLGVEEDGRPTGVGEHHRDPVGLAALIGTRTRPSLSVRAEIVSIKGLQVMAVHIPKSFSVVATVSGKILKRRLKADGSPEVIPMYPYEIYTRLSDLRKLDFSAQPIQEGSPDDLDPNQMVRLRAAIENQHGDQQLLGLTDEELAQALRLTARVGDKIYPTLTGLLLAGKEASLQRFVPTAAAGFQVLQGTKVLINETFTKPAVELVELFMEYMKAWNPEKEFDYGPYRIPIPEFSKAAFREGLINAVAHRDYSMLGSVRVQIDDEGLTISSPGGFIEGITINNLLTAEPSGRNPSLYDALKRIGLAERTGRGIDRIFEGSITLGRPWPDYSESTSKNVVLFIPRAKADIRFIRLLMDEQEKIGHPLAINALLVLSAVYAGRKLSGGELAAKTHIPRHRLQPLIENLIEQGLIEEIGRGKSRMLMLGQKAYSNAGKTKEYIRQKGIDSVRFPEMILELARRQGGAVTKNDVIELLHISSQKAYRTLQAMREDKLLELEGRGRLAFYRTTGKTA; this is encoded by the coding sequence ATGACAGAACAGGAGTTGCCGGAGCGCGAATCCCTGCTTGTTGAATTCAAGAGCGACAGGGGAAAGAAAGGCGGAGGCTATCCCGATGATGAACTGGTCGAGGAAGCAGTCGGGATGGCCAACACTGAAGGAGGAACGCTCTACCTTGGTGTCGAGGAGGACGGCCGGCCCACCGGCGTAGGGGAGCATCACCGCGACCCTGTCGGCCTTGCCGCTCTGATCGGCACCCGAACCCGCCCGTCGCTGTCAGTGCGCGCGGAAATCGTGAGCATCAAGGGGCTTCAGGTCATGGCCGTTCACATTCCCAAAAGCTTTTCGGTCGTGGCTACGGTCTCAGGGAAAATTTTAAAGCGAAGGCTTAAGGCAGACGGATCGCCTGAAGTCATCCCCATGTACCCGTATGAGATTTATACGAGGCTTTCTGATCTTCGAAAGCTCGATTTTTCTGCCCAGCCGATCCAGGAGGGTTCCCCTGATGATCTGGATCCGAATCAGATGGTTCGTCTTCGCGCCGCGATTGAAAACCAGCACGGCGACCAGCAGCTGCTTGGTCTCACTGACGAGGAGCTCGCCCAGGCTCTGCGGCTTACCGCCCGCGTGGGCGACAAAATATATCCGACCCTGACCGGTCTTCTGCTGGCCGGCAAGGAGGCGAGCCTTCAGCGCTTCGTGCCTACTGCTGCAGCCGGCTTTCAGGTCCTGCAGGGTACGAAGGTTTTAATCAATGAAACCTTCACCAAACCGGCGGTCGAGCTGGTTGAGCTGTTCATGGAGTACATGAAGGCCTGGAATCCTGAGAAAGAATTTGATTACGGACCCTACAGGATCCCGATTCCGGAGTTTTCCAAAGCAGCTTTCCGCGAGGGCCTGATCAATGCAGTCGCCCATCGCGACTATTCCATGCTTGGATCGGTCCGCGTTCAGATTGACGACGAAGGCTTAACGATCAGCAGCCCGGGCGGCTTTATTGAGGGAATCACAATCAACAATCTGCTGACCGCAGAGCCCTCCGGAAGAAACCCGTCGCTTTACGATGCCTTGAAAAGGATCGGGCTCGCGGAAAGGACAGGACGCGGGATAGACCGCATTTTCGAAGGATCAATCACCTTAGGGCGGCCATGGCCGGATTATTCGGAATCGACTTCAAAAAACGTGGTCCTTTTCATCCCTCGGGCGAAAGCGGACATTCGATTTATCCGCCTGCTCATGGACGAGCAGGAGAAAATCGGGCATCCCCTGGCCATTAACGCGCTTTTAGTCCTCTCCGCAGTTTATGCGGGGCGGAAACTGAGCGGCGGAGAACTGGCGGCAAAGACCCATATTCCCCGGCACCGGCTGCAGCCGCTGATTGAAAATCTCATCGAGCAGGGACTGATTGAGGAAATCGGGCGCGGCAAATCCAGAATGCTGATGCTGGGGCAAAAGGCCTATTCAAACGCCGGCAAAACAAAAGAATATATAAGGCAGAAAGGCATCGACTCCGTTCGTTTTCCTGAAATGATTCTGGAGCTCGCCAGGCGGCAGGGAGGCGCCGTCACCAAAAATGACGTGATTGAGCTGCTGCACATTTCCA
- a CDS encoding nitrogenase component 1 — protein sequence MPLLTRAARPDPVLSIGEAAFPAPFSPALEYSAPARGPWTIMHLGLLVPETHIVFVCAEACLRGVVLSAAEVRALDRFSTITIEDSNLLEGNTEEVLIEGVGDILKKIAYRPRAVIVYTSCVHEFIGTDLTFTFERLRALHPGIDFTDGYMTPILRKRISPDACNRRQIYTLLRRREDLDEGVTVYGDVVPPTADSDLARIVRASGRPFRTITAARTYGEYQELARSKRAIAVNPVAGPMLDWARQRLGQETSMFSCGFGLEENRRMLAGFARELGATFDPAPAEERLEKSLRLTRAAVGGAPVALDYTAATRPLSLARFLLESGFNVTDLYCDAFQASEKGDFEWLQARRPELRVHPTVHPGMVFAAPRRAAPERPVLAIGQKAAFFTGTDRFVNMIEGGGMDGISGMARMLELMAEAFRTPRSARDLIQVKALGCTRNGCL from the coding sequence ATGCCACTGCTCACGCGGGCCGCGCGCCCCGACCCCGTCCTTTCGATCGGCGAGGCCGCCTTTCCCGCGCCGTTTTCCCCGGCGCTCGAGTACAGCGCCCCGGCCCGGGGCCCCTGGACCATCATGCACCTGGGGCTTCTCGTGCCCGAGACCCACATCGTCTTCGTCTGCGCCGAGGCCTGCCTGAGGGGCGTGGTCCTGAGCGCGGCCGAGGTCCGGGCGCTCGACCGCTTCTCCACGATCACGATCGAGGACAGCAACCTGCTCGAAGGCAACACCGAGGAGGTCCTGATCGAGGGCGTGGGCGACATCCTGAAGAAAATTGCCTACAGGCCGCGGGCCGTGATCGTCTACACGAGCTGCGTGCACGAATTCATCGGCACCGACCTCACGTTCACCTTCGAGCGGCTGCGGGCCCTGCACCCCGGAATCGACTTCACCGACGGCTACATGACGCCGATCCTGCGCAAAAGGATTTCGCCCGACGCCTGCAACCGGCGCCAGATCTACACGCTGCTGCGGCGCCGCGAAGACCTGGACGAGGGCGTCACGGTTTACGGCGACGTGGTGCCGCCCACGGCCGACTCCGACCTCGCGCGGATCGTGCGCGCTTCGGGCCGTCCCTTCCGGACGATCACGGCCGCGCGCACCTACGGCGAGTACCAGGAGCTCGCGCGCTCAAAGCGCGCGATCGCCGTGAACCCGGTCGCGGGCCCGATGCTCGACTGGGCCAGGCAGCGCCTGGGACAGGAGACCTCCATGTTCTCCTGCGGCTTCGGGCTCGAGGAAAACCGCCGGATGCTCGCCGGCTTCGCGCGGGAGCTTGGCGCCACCTTCGACCCGGCCCCGGCCGAGGAGCGGCTCGAAAAGTCGCTGCGGCTTACCCGCGCGGCGGTCGGCGGCGCCCCGGTCGCACTCGACTACACGGCCGCCACCCGGCCGCTCTCGCTCGCCCGGTTCCTGCTCGAGTCGGGCTTCAACGTGACGGACCTCTACTGCGACGCCTTCCAGGCCTCGGAGAAGGGCGACTTCGAGTGGCTTCAGGCGAGGCGCCCGGAGCTTCGGGTGCACCCGACCGTGCACCCGGGGATGGTCTTTGCTGCGCCGCGCCGCGCGGCCCCGGAGCGCCCCGTGCTCGCGATCGGTCAGAAGGCCGCCTTCTTCACCGGCACCGACCGTTTCGTCAACATGATCGAAGGCGGCGGGATGGACGGGATTTCGGGCATGGCGCGGATGCTGGAGCTCATGGCGGAGGCCTTCAGGACGCCGCGCAGCGCGCGCGACCTGATCCAGGTGAAGGCGCTCGGCTGCACAAGGAACGGTTGCTTATGA
- a CDS encoding ABC transporter substrate-binding protein: MKRQLLVKTLAAAAAVLAAFSASARVVVDHLDRKVEVPDHVNRVVITNIFPFASVTAVFLGGADKIAGMSKVSMLAAENGLLGEIYPKIKKVPTNFMNGSTVNVESLMKLRPDVVFVNAGDAKTLKMLDNAGIPALAVSVNRWNYNVLDTYEAWIKLLDEVFPGQAKKEKAARISRSVASMVSRRVASIPASQRRRLLFLFQYDDRKIVTSGRRFFGQYWADAVGAQNVASGVKAENANAQINMEQVYRWNPDTVLITNFTNTVPADLYGSKFHDWSKVKAVQERRVYKMPLGLYRGYTPSADTPMTLLWLAKTVYPERFRDVNLNAEVKKYYRELFNIRLTDRQVESIFRPKSNVAEGRITSPAARGR; the protein is encoded by the coding sequence ATGAAACGTCAGCTCCTTGTGAAAACGCTGGCCGCGGCCGCGGCGGTTCTTGCCGCCTTCTCCGCCTCGGCGCGCGTCGTGGTCGACCATCTGGACAGGAAGGTCGAGGTGCCGGACCACGTGAACCGCGTCGTGATCACCAACATCTTCCCCTTCGCCTCGGTCACCGCCGTGTTCCTCGGGGGCGCCGACAAGATCGCCGGCATGAGCAAAGTCTCGATGTTGGCCGCGGAAAACGGCCTTTTGGGCGAGATCTACCCGAAAATCAAGAAAGTCCCGACCAATTTCATGAACGGCAGCACGGTGAACGTCGAGTCGCTCATGAAGCTCAGGCCCGACGTGGTCTTCGTGAACGCGGGCGACGCGAAGACGCTCAAGATGCTGGACAACGCAGGGATCCCGGCCCTTGCGGTGAGCGTGAACCGCTGGAACTACAACGTGCTCGACACCTACGAGGCCTGGATCAAGCTCCTGGACGAAGTCTTTCCCGGGCAGGCGAAGAAGGAGAAGGCCGCGAGGATCAGCCGCTCGGTGGCCTCGATGGTCTCCAGGCGCGTCGCCTCGATCCCGGCCTCGCAGCGCCGCAGGCTGCTTTTCCTTTTCCAGTATGACGACCGCAAGATCGTGACGAGCGGACGGCGCTTCTTCGGCCAGTACTGGGCGGACGCGGTCGGGGCTCAGAACGTCGCCTCGGGCGTGAAGGCCGAAAACGCCAACGCGCAGATCAACATGGAGCAGGTCTACCGCTGGAACCCGGACACGGTCCTCATCACGAACTTCACGAACACCGTCCCCGCGGACCTCTACGGGAGCAAATTCCACGACTGGTCGAAGGTGAAGGCCGTGCAGGAGCGGCGCGTCTACAAGATGCCGCTCGGGCTCTACCGCGGCTACACGCCCTCGGCCGACACGCCGATGACGCTGCTCTGGCTCGCAAAGACCGTCTACCCCGAGCGCTTCCGGGACGTGAACCTCAACGCCGAGGTGAAGAAGTACTACAGGGAGCTCTTCAACATCCGCCTCACCGACCGGCAGGTCGAGTCGATCTTCAGGCCGAAGAGCAACGTGGCCGAGGGCCGCATCACCTCGCCGGCCGCGCGCGGGCGCTGA
- a CDS encoding DksA/TraR family C4-type zinc finger protein yields the protein MAVGWAQDGAVQDQIEDSLNDEIARARENLHRGESLRYCEECGEEIPEARRRALPGVRLCVRCQEKADKLQHPAHLYNRRGSKDSQLR from the coding sequence ATGGCGGTGGGCTGGGCTCAGGACGGCGCGGTGCAGGACCAGATCGAGGATTCGCTCAACGACGAGATCGCCCGGGCGAGGGAGAACCTTCACCGGGGCGAGAGCCTGCGCTACTGCGAGGAGTGCGGCGAGGAGATCCCGGAGGCCCGGCGCCGGGCGCTGCCCGGCGTGCGGCTCTGTGTGCGCTGCCAGGAGAAGGCCGACAAGCTTCAGCATCCGGCGCATCTCTACAACCGCCGCGGCAGCAAGGACAGCCAGCTGCGCTAG
- a CDS encoding FecCD family ABC transporter permease — protein MSRQNWIMGAAGFLLALLFLASLGCGRYGLSIPEVARTLACPLTGDPGVTGVMKSVVLNVRLPRVLLAVAAGAGLAVAGAAFQALFSNPLATPDTLGVASGSAFGAVLGILLGLGGVAIQVISFFSGLAAVALVWAVSRVRGRSSILMLILSGLIVGAMFSALISLVKYLADPQDVLPSITYWIMGTFTGANMQTLMLGLPFIAAGSALIWLLRWRLNALSLPDDEVRSLGIPAGRLRALVIVSGTMITASVVSMCGLIGWVGLLIPHFARLLLGNSNERVVPASLLFGALFVLAADTAARSAAEIEFPVSILTALIGAPVFIALLRRTGSSLG, from the coding sequence GTGAGCAGGCAGAACTGGATCATGGGGGCGGCGGGCTTTCTTCTCGCGCTTCTTTTTCTCGCGTCGCTCGGCTGCGGGCGCTACGGGCTGTCGATCCCCGAGGTGGCCAGAACGCTCGCCTGCCCGCTCACCGGGGACCCCGGAGTCACCGGCGTCATGAAGTCGGTGGTGCTCAACGTGCGGCTGCCGCGGGTGCTGCTCGCGGTGGCGGCGGGCGCGGGGCTCGCGGTGGCGGGGGCGGCCTTCCAGGCGCTCTTTTCCAACCCGCTTGCCACTCCCGACACGCTGGGGGTCGCGAGCGGCTCGGCCTTCGGGGCGGTGCTGGGGATCCTGCTCGGGCTCGGGGGCGTCGCGATCCAGGTGATCTCGTTCTTCTCGGGGCTTGCGGCCGTAGCCCTCGTCTGGGCCGTGAGCCGCGTGCGCGGCCGAAGCTCGATCCTGATGCTGATCCTCTCGGGCCTCATCGTGGGGGCGATGTTTTCCGCGCTCATCTCGCTCGTGAAGTACCTCGCCGACCCCCAGGACGTGCTGCCCTCGATCACCTACTGGATCATGGGGACCTTCACCGGGGCGAACATGCAGACCCTCATGCTGGGGCTGCCCTTCATCGCCGCGGGCTCGGCGCTCATCTGGCTGCTGCGCTGGAGGCTCAACGCGCTGTCGCTTCCCGACGACGAGGTCCGCTCGCTGGGGATCCCCGCGGGGAGGCTGCGGGCGCTCGTCATCGTGAGCGGCACCATGATCACCGCGAGCGTCGTGAGCATGTGCGGGCTGATCGGCTGGGTGGGGCTTCTCATCCCGCACTTCGCGAGGCTCCTGCTTGGCAACAGCAACGAGCGGGTGGTGCCCGCGTCGCTGCTTTTCGGCGCGCTTTTCGTGCTCGCCGCGGACACGGCCGCGAGGTCGGCGGCCGAAATCGAGTTCCCGGTGTCCATTCTCACCGCGCTCATCGGCGCGCCGGTCTTCATCGCGCTGCTGCGCCGCACGGGCAGCTCGCTCGGCTGA
- a CDS encoding nitrogenase component 1 → MKQANAFLPVYAADNSSMCSALYELGGLLVMHDASGCNSTYSTHDEPRWYDTPSMVYISGLTEVDAVLGNEQRLIGDVASAARDYRPKFIALAGTPIPMMCGCDYEGIAREIEQRTGIPSFGIDTNGTKDYVEGAGKAFWHLADRFCLKGPGSGPGAKPRVNVLGVTPLDFEYRHTSADLRGELEREGFEVLSVWAMGSSLEEIGRSGAADANLVVSGCGLPAAKLLLRRFGTPFVVGAPVGRFMTDLVCRKLREAASGGGCANLACGVRGNIEEDSKPAYVVGEPVVSAAVRASLVRDHGLKNVRVLTSLTCDPALLGPGDAAGCTEDDYLRLLPQAALVVADPVYRMVLRGGSPRFVDLPHQAFSGRIWLDSMPRLAGGRFNRWFDGAESREPLLPWQAS, encoded by the coding sequence ATGAAACAGGCCAACGCTTTTCTCCCGGTCTACGCGGCCGACAACTCCTCCATGTGCTCGGCGCTCTACGAGCTCGGGGGGCTGCTCGTCATGCACGACGCCTCGGGCTGCAACTCCACCTACAGCACGCACGACGAGCCGCGCTGGTACGACACGCCCTCGATGGTCTACATCTCGGGGCTCACCGAGGTCGACGCGGTGCTCGGCAACGAGCAGCGGCTGATCGGGGACGTCGCCTCGGCCGCGCGCGACTACCGCCCGAAGTTCATCGCACTCGCGGGCACCCCGATCCCGATGATGTGCGGCTGCGACTACGAGGGCATCGCCCGCGAGATCGAGCAGCGCACCGGCATCCCCTCCTTCGGCATCGACACGAACGGGACGAAGGACTACGTGGAGGGCGCGGGCAAGGCCTTCTGGCACCTCGCGGACCGCTTCTGCCTTAAAGGGCCGGGGAGCGGGCCCGGCGCAAAGCCCCGGGTGAACGTCCTGGGGGTGACGCCGCTGGACTTCGAGTACCGGCACACCTCGGCCGACCTGCGCGGGGAGCTCGAGCGCGAGGGCTTTGAAGTGCTCTCGGTCTGGGCGATGGGCTCGAGCCTCGAGGAGATCGGGCGCTCGGGCGCGGCCGACGCGAATCTCGTCGTCTCGGGCTGCGGGCTGCCCGCCGCGAAGCTCCTCCTGAGGCGCTTCGGGACGCCCTTTGTCGTGGGCGCGCCCGTCGGCCGCTTCATGACCGACCTCGTCTGCCGGAAGCTGCGTGAGGCGGCCTCGGGCGGCGGCTGTGCGAACCTCGCCTGCGGGGTGCGCGGCAACATCGAAGAGGACTCGAAGCCCGCTTACGTCGTGGGCGAGCCCGTCGTGAGCGCCGCGGTCCGCGCGAGCCTCGTGCGCGACCACGGGCTGAAGAACGTGCGCGTGCTCACGTCGCTCACCTGCGACCCGGCGCTGCTCGGACCGGGGGACGCCGCGGGCTGCACGGAGGACGACTACCTGAGGCTGCTCCCGCAGGCGGCCCTTGTCGTGGCCGACCCCGTCTACCGGATGGTCTTAAGGGGCGGGTCGCCGCGCTTCGTCGACCTGCCGCACCAGGCTTTTTCGGGCCGCATCTGGCTCGACTCGATGCCGCGCCTCGCGGGAGGCCGCTTCAACCGGTGGTTTGACGGGGCGGAGAGCCGGGAGCCGCTTCTGCCCTGGCAGGCTTCATGA
- a CDS encoding nitrogenase iron protein NifH: MYRIALYGKGGIGKSTTVSNLSAAFAKKGLSVLQIGCDPKADSTIYHNGGRRIESVLDALRRRPNGRVAFEDIVHRAPNGVWCVEAGGPSPGTGCAGRGIVAAFEALTAAHAFERIRPEVVLYDVLGDVVCGGFAMPIRKGYADNVFIVTSGENMAIYAAGCIAQAVENFKNRGYARLSGIILNRRLVEDEDRKVDELARTVGSRVIYRLPRSGDVQEAERRQGTVVDCLPDSPMAKEFERLSEAVLAASSRARDELFVPIRAGDFI, encoded by the coding sequence ATGTACAGAATCGCACTCTACGGCAAGGGCGGAATCGGCAAGTCCACCACAGTGAGCAACCTCTCGGCGGCGTTTGCGAAAAAGGGCCTCTCGGTCCTGCAGATCGGCTGCGACCCGAAGGCGGACAGCACCATCTATCACAACGGCGGGCGCAGGATTGAAAGCGTGCTCGACGCGCTTCGCCGCCGGCCGAACGGGCGCGTCGCCTTCGAGGACATCGTGCACCGCGCCCCCAACGGCGTCTGGTGCGTCGAGGCGGGCGGCCCCTCGCCCGGAACGGGGTGCGCGGGCCGCGGCATCGTGGCCGCCTTTGAAGCGCTCACCGCCGCGCACGCCTTCGAGCGGATCAGGCCGGAAGTTGTGCTCTACGACGTGCTGGGCGATGTGGTCTGCGGGGGCTTTGCGATGCCGATCCGGAAGGGCTACGCGGACAACGTCTTCATCGTCACCTCGGGCGAGAACATGGCGATCTACGCCGCGGGCTGCATCGCGCAGGCCGTCGAGAACTTCAAAAACCGCGGCTACGCGCGGCTTTCGGGCATCATCCTCAACCGCCGCCTCGTCGAGGACGAGGACCGGAAGGTGGACGAGCTCGCGCGCACCGTGGGCTCGCGCGTGATCTACCGGCTGCCGCGCTCGGGCGACGTGCAGGAGGCCGAGCGGCGGCAGGGGACCGTGGTCGACTGCCTGCCGGACTCGCCGATGGCAAAGGAGTTCGAGCGGTTGTCGGAAGCGGTGCTTGCCGCCTCCTCCAGGGCGCGCGACGAGCTCTTCGTCCCGATCCGCGCGGGCGACTTCATTTAA
- a CDS encoding ABC transporter ATP-binding protein, translated as MILEVKNGAFSYPGGKRVLEGVSFTFDCRGIMSVLGRNGAGKTTLLRCMLGLQRWSSGGTYIDGVEASSLSPRRFWSRIGYVPQARSLPFVYTVGELALLGRSARIGDFSRPGPRDREIAREALEAVGIAHLADKLCSRISGGEYQLALVARALAARPEVLVLDEPESNLDFKNQLRVLRVLQRLSEERGIGSIINTHFPSHALEISSQSLLMLPGRPPLFGPAPGVLTEQNLSESFGVRVRIIPLDLPERPKYACVVPVA; from the coding sequence ATGATTCTTGAGGTGAAGAACGGCGCTTTCTCCTATCCCGGGGGAAAAAGGGTGCTCGAGGGCGTGAGCTTCACGTTCGACTGCCGCGGCATCATGAGCGTGCTCGGGCGCAACGGCGCGGGCAAGACCACGCTGCTGCGCTGCATGCTGGGGCTGCAGCGCTGGAGCTCGGGCGGCACCTACATCGACGGGGTCGAGGCCTCGAGCCTCTCCCCGCGGCGCTTCTGGTCGAGGATCGGCTACGTGCCGCAGGCCCGGTCGCTCCCCTTCGTGTACACGGTGGGGGAGCTCGCGCTCCTCGGCCGCAGCGCGAGGATCGGGGACTTTTCCCGCCCGGGCCCCCGCGACCGCGAGATCGCGCGCGAAGCGCTCGAGGCGGTGGGGATCGCGCACCTCGCCGACAAGCTCTGCAGCCGGATTTCGGGCGGCGAGTACCAGCTCGCGCTCGTCGCCCGGGCGCTCGCCGCGCGCCCCGAGGTGCTGGTGCTCGACGAGCCCGAGAGCAACCTCGACTTCAAGAACCAGCTGCGGGTGCTTCGCGTGCTGCAGCGGCTCTCCGAAGAGCGCGGGATCGGCTCCATCATCAACACGCACTTCCCCTCGCACGCGCTCGAGATCAGCTCGCAGTCGCTTCTCATGCTGCCCGGGCGCCCCCCGCTTTTCGGGCCCGCCCCCGGGGTGCTCACCGAGCAGAACCTCTCCGAGAGCTTCGGCGTGCGCGTGAGGATCATCCCGCTCGACCTTCCCGAGCGCCCGAAGTACGCCTGCGTGGTGCCGGTCGCCTGA
- a CDS encoding IS256 family transposase, giving the protein MRRTPDPFDKLAEQILEDLKKSGREIKSSGEADDFMAHLLGRLLTKMLEGEMTHHLGYEKGQARPGDNERNGHSSKTLKSPKLGTIHVDVPRDRKGRFTPRIVPKHKRTLDGFDEKILALYARGLTTREIQGYLYDEYGMETSAEFISDVTDAILPELQKWQDRPLSPVYPVIFFDAIRIKTRGENGVVTPRAVHIALGVDTDGKKDVLGLWMAENESAKYWLKVFNELKNRGVNDILIAVTDGLKGMQEALETAFPKTMLQTCIVHLIRNSLKMVNYKDYKAVVAALKPVYRAVNAEEARQALNDFAQSELGKKYSYIEKIWLDAWDRVIPFFEFSPAVRRLIYTTNAIESLNRDLRKVVKTRASFPSETAALKLLYLAIRKVERRWVRPSPYWKTAMRELTIEFGDRIAPFFD; this is encoded by the coding sequence ATGAGACGCACACCTGATCCTTTTGACAAACTCGCGGAACAGATTCTGGAAGACCTGAAGAAGTCCGGCCGGGAAATCAAATCCTCCGGGGAAGCGGATGATTTCATGGCCCACCTGCTGGGGCGGCTGCTGACGAAAATGCTGGAGGGCGAAATGACCCATCATCTGGGTTATGAAAAGGGCCAGGCACGTCCGGGTGACAATGAGCGCAATGGCCACAGCTCCAAAACCCTGAAGTCTCCCAAGCTTGGAACCATCCATGTGGACGTACCCCGGGACCGCAAAGGCCGCTTCACACCCCGGATTGTTCCGAAGCACAAAAGGACGCTGGATGGGTTCGACGAAAAAATTTTGGCCCTTTATGCCCGAGGCCTGACGACACGGGAAATCCAGGGCTATCTTTACGACGAATATGGGATGGAAACCAGCGCCGAGTTCATCAGCGATGTGACCGACGCCATACTTCCCGAGCTTCAGAAATGGCAGGACCGTCCTCTCAGCCCTGTCTATCCGGTGATTTTCTTTGACGCCATCAGGATCAAGACAAGGGGCGAAAACGGGGTGGTCACTCCCCGGGCAGTCCATATCGCCCTGGGCGTGGATACCGATGGAAAGAAGGATGTCCTGGGTCTTTGGATGGCCGAAAATGAAAGTGCCAAATACTGGCTTAAAGTCTTTAACGAGCTGAAGAATCGAGGCGTCAACGACATTCTTATCGCCGTCACGGACGGGCTTAAAGGGATGCAGGAGGCTTTGGAGACGGCTTTTCCGAAAACGATGCTGCAGACCTGCATCGTCCATTTGATCCGCAACAGCCTCAAAATGGTCAACTACAAGGATTACAAGGCGGTTGTTGCTGCGCTGAAGCCTGTTTACCGTGCTGTCAACGCCGAGGAAGCACGTCAGGCGCTGAACGATTTTGCCCAGTCGGAACTTGGGAAAAAATATTCCTACATCGAAAAAATCTGGCTGGACGCATGGGATCGCGTGATTCCTTTCTTTGAGTTCTCACCCGCCGTCAGGCGGTTGATCTACACCACCAACGCCATTGAAAGCTTGAACCGGGACCTGCGAAAGGTTGTCAAGACAAGAGCTTCTTTCCCAAGCGAGACCGCTGCGCTGAAGCTGCTTTACCTGGCGATCCGAAAGGTGGAGAGGAGATGGGTGAGGCCATCACCTTATTGGAAAACTGCCATGCGAGAATTAACCATTGAGTTCGGAGACAGGATCGCACCTTTCTTCGATTAA
- a CDS encoding sugar transporter: protein MDTVAQGRTGLRAWLPLAAMACSVFAFNSSEFMPIGLLSDIASDFGIATSKAGLLITFYAWVVCVMSVPLMVLCSRMEYRKLLAATVALFAVSHVASALSTGYWMLMASRVGVACAHSVFWAIAPPVAVKVAPEGRRATALSVIAASTSVALIAGLPLGRTIGLVLGWRCTFGAVAAVAFLILAFILREFPRVPNTSYVAPEKIPGILRMPVLVAIFAVTALTVTAQFCGYSYIEPFLTRTAHLSESAVTWVLMLYGAAGIASSVLYSRLYDGNRMAFRRFAILGIASSLLLLYPASFCAPAEVALCAFWGMAVMVFNLVFQSLIIEEAPPAAVTIAMSAYSGIYNLGIGSGAFIGGRVEQASSVAWVGFCGGLVALLAAWVFFRKLAPRLHG, encoded by the coding sequence ATGGATACTGTTGCTCAGGGCAGGACGGGCCTGCGCGCGTGGCTGCCGCTTGCCGCGATGGCCTGCTCGGTCTTTGCCTTCAACTCTTCGGAGTTCATGCCGATCGGGCTGCTCTCCGACATCGCCTCGGACTTTGGCATCGCAACCTCGAAGGCGGGGCTGCTGATCACGTTCTACGCCTGGGTGGTGTGCGTGATGTCGGTGCCGCTCATGGTGCTCTGCTCGCGCATGGAGTACAGAAAGCTGCTTGCCGCCACGGTGGCGCTTTTTGCCGTGAGCCACGTTGCCTCGGCTCTTTCCACCGGCTACTGGATGCTGATGGCAAGCCGCGTGGGCGTGGCCTGCGCGCACTCGGTCTTCTGGGCGATCGCGCCGCCGGTAGCGGTGAAGGTCGCCCCCGAGGGGCGGCGCGCGACGGCGCTCTCGGTCATCGCCGCGAGCACCTCGGTCGCGCTGATTGCCGGGCTGCCGCTCGGGCGCACGATCGGGCTCGTGCTCGGGTGGCGCTGCACGTTCGGTGCGGTCGCGGCGGTCGCCTTCCTCATTCTCGCCTTCATCCTGCGGGAGTTCCCGCGCGTGCCCAACACGAGCTACGTGGCGCCCGAGAAGATCCCGGGGATCCTCCGGATGCCGGTGCTGGTCGCGATCTTCGCGGTGACCGCGCTCACGGTGACCGCGCAGTTCTGCGGCTACAGCTACATCGAGCCCTTCCTCACGAGGACCGCGCACCTGTCGGAGTCCGCCGTCACCTGGGTGCTGATGCTCTACGGGGCGGCGGGCATCGCCTCGAGCGTGCTTTACTCGCGGCTTTACGACGGAAACCGCATGGCCTTCAGGCGCTTTGCGATCCTGGGGATCGCCTCATCGCTGCTGCTCCTCTACCCGGCCTCGTTCTGCGCGCCCGCGGAGGTGGCGCTGTGCGCCTTCTGGGGCATGGCGGTGATGGTCTTCAACCTCGTCTTCCAGTCGCTCATCATCGAGGAGGCGCCTCCCGCCGCGGTCACGATCGCGATGTCGGCCTACTCCGGGATCTACAACCTGGGGATCGGCTCGGGAGCCTTCATCGGAGGCCGGGTCGAGCAGGCCTCCTCGGTCGCCTGGGTGGGGTTCTGCGGGGGGCTGGTCGCGCTGCTAGCGGCCTGGGTCTTCTTCAGGAAGCTCGCCCCGAGGCTTCACGGCTGA